From one Anopheles cruzii chromosome 3, idAnoCruzAS_RS32_06, whole genome shotgun sequence genomic stretch:
- the LOC128275566 gene encoding probable 18S rRNA (guanine-N(7))-methyltransferase: MSRRPEHSAPPEIFYNEDEAQKYTNNTRIIDIQVQMCERAIELLALDPDDDDPKLILDIGCGSGLSGSVLEDQGHQWIGVDISKPMLDVALEREVEGDLLLGDMGQGMPFKAGTFDGAVSISALQWLCNADKKTHVPPKRLYQFFSTLFASLTRNARAVFQFYPENGEQIELVTTQAMKAGFYGGLVVDYPNSSKAKKYFLVLMTGGVAKLPVALGTTEGESQVPYNKKREFAKNARGKPLKKSREWIEAKKERRRQHGEETRKDSRYTARKRSGRF; this comes from the exons ATGTCTCGTCGGCCGGAACATAGCGCACCGCCAGAGATT TTCTACAACGAGGATGAGGCACAAAAgtacacaaacaacacacgcaTCATCGACATCCAGGTTCAGATGTGCGAACGTGCGATCGAGCTGCTGGCCCTCGAtccggacgatgacgatcccAAACTGATTCTGGATATTGGCTGCGGATCGGGCTTGTCGGGAAGTGTGCTAGAGGATCAGGGACACCAGTGGATCGGTGTCGACATATCAAAACCCATGCTGGACGTTGCGCTGGAACGTGAGGTCGAAGGAGATCTGCTGCTTGGGGACATGGGTCAAGGGATGCCTTTCAAAGCCGGCACATTCGATGGCGCAGTATCGATTTCGGCTCTCCAGTGGCTTTGTAACGCGGACAAGAAAACACACGTACCACCGAAACGTCTGTATCAATTTTTCAGCACACTGTTTGCCAGTCTG ACCCGAAATGCTCGGGCCGTGTTTCAGTTCTACCCGGAGAACGGAGAGCAAATCGAACTGGTCACAACGCAAGCGATGAAGGCCGGGTTCTACGGTGGCCTAGTCGTCGATTATCCCAACTCTAGCAAAGCGAAAAAGTACTTCCTGGTGCTGATGACGGGTGGTGTTGCCAAGTTGCCGGTAGCCCTCGGCACAACGGAGGGTGAAAGTCAGGTTCCGTACAACAAGAAGCGAGAGTTTGCCAAAAATGCACGTGGAAAGCCGCTGAAGAAGTCGCGCGAATGGATTgaggccaaaaaggaacgCCGGAGGCAGCACGGCGAAGAAACACGAAAAGATTCTCGCTACACGGCAAGAAAACGAAGTGGACGCTTTTaa
- the LOC128275567 gene encoding dnaJ homolog subfamily C member 30, mitochondrial — MSVKCIGSIGNVLRMGPNWHPLNCWLGRAVLLRCTESRKRWISYGVVLLRNHYDSLGVTPNATQNDIKQAYYSQSKLYHPDKNKGSDIAAQKFREITAAYEVLGNYRLRKLYDKGILHTAGNEYANATHTQTEPVEDDAQTRFYKKRMERSQAPSATGRTPIYDFDEWSRNHYGSRFEQKMKAEERFRKKAEREEIFKTRLQHEYIILPLIVFCVLYFIVMIQESSYDTPKPATKDESDIENGVNEK; from the coding sequence ATGAGTGTAAAATGTATCGGTTCGATTGGTAATGTGCTTAGAATGGGGCCGAATTGGCACCCTCTAAACTGCTGGCTTGGCCGTGCGGTTCTGTTGAGATGTACCGAATCGCGGAAGCGGTGGATTAGCTACGGGGTGGTGCTGCTCCGGAACCACTATGATTCGCTCGGCGTGACGCCTAATGCCACACAGAACGACATCAAGCAGGCGTACTACAGCCAGTCAAAGCTCTACCATCCCGACAAGAACAAAGGAAGCGACATCGCTGCACAAAAGTTCCGGGAAATCACGGCCGCGTATGAAGTGCTCGGCAACTACCGGTTGCGGAAGCTGTACGATAAAGGAATCCTGCATACAGCCGGCAACGAGTACGCTAATGCGACACATACGCAGACGGAACCGGTGGAGGACGATGCACAGACGCGGTTCTACAAGAAGCGGATGGAACGATCGCAAGCACCGAGCGCAACGGGTCGCACTCCGATCTACGATTTCGACGAGTGGTCCCGAAACCACTACGGGTCACGGTTCGAACAGAAGATGAAGGCCGAAGAACGGTTCCGCAAGAAAGCGGAGCGAGAGGAGATATTTAAGACACGGTTGCAGCACGAGTACATCATTCTCCCTTTAATAGTGTTCTGCGTATTGTACTTCATTGTAATGATCCAGGAGAGTTCCTACGACACACCAAAACCGGCGACGAAAGATGAGTCCGACATAGAAAATGGTGTGAATGAGAAATGA